The Martelella sp. AD-3 genome includes a region encoding these proteins:
- a CDS encoding FGGY-family carbohydrate kinase, with amino-acid sequence MSDIRNVAVIDIGKTNAKVILYGLEKGREVDTRSKRNVVTGDSPYPHFEVDDLFGFILEALAAFQDQHGVDAISVTTHGATAALLKRDGTLALPVLDYEHTGPDETRADYEEIRPPFAETGSPRLAMGLNIGAQLFWQKTRFPDQFAEIDCILPYPQYWGFRLTGRRAGEATSWGCHTDLWSPRTKTFSSLVAELGLFGKMGEIVRADEKLGAVLPEIAKKTGLAPNCPVFAGIHDSNASLLPHLWSRAQPFSVVSTGTWVIAMAVGGHPPALDESRDTLINVNAYGDPVPSARFMGGRVFEVAAPGGEVAVTEDDCKAMLKNRIMMMPSVLGDTGPFQGIIGGWTVDEHHLTPGMRLLGVSWYLALMTAICLDLTGASGPVIVEGPFAENHDYLSMLSAATGRPVEKSPGSGTSAGAAGLAVGGIKLSAFKPHPESLSGLADLNAYAEIWRERLPEVE; translated from the coding sequence ATGAGTGACATCCGCAATGTCGCGGTCATCGATATCGGCAAGACCAATGCCAAGGTCATCCTCTATGGTCTGGAGAAAGGCCGCGAGGTCGATACGCGGTCAAAGCGCAATGTCGTCACGGGCGATTCGCCCTATCCGCATTTCGAGGTGGACGACCTTTTCGGCTTCATTCTGGAAGCGCTTGCCGCCTTTCAGGATCAGCATGGCGTCGACGCAATCTCCGTGACCACGCATGGCGCGACGGCGGCGCTCCTGAAGCGTGACGGAACGCTGGCGCTCCCGGTGCTCGACTACGAACATACCGGTCCCGACGAAACCCGCGCTGACTACGAAGAAATCCGCCCGCCCTTTGCCGAGACCGGCTCGCCGCGCCTTGCCATGGGGCTCAATATCGGCGCCCAGCTCTTCTGGCAGAAGACCAGGTTTCCCGACCAGTTCGCCGAGATCGACTGCATACTGCCCTATCCGCAATATTGGGGCTTTCGTCTCACCGGTCGGCGCGCCGGCGAGGCGACGAGCTGGGGCTGCCACACCGATCTATGGTCGCCGCGCACGAAAACCTTCTCCTCGCTGGTCGCGGAACTCGGCCTTTTCGGCAAAATGGGAGAGATCGTCAGGGCTGACGAGAAGCTGGGCGCGGTGTTGCCGGAGATCGCGAAGAAGACGGGGCTTGCCCCAAACTGCCCGGTTTTTGCCGGCATTCACGATTCCAACGCCTCGCTGCTGCCGCATCTGTGGTCGCGCGCGCAACCTTTTTCCGTGGTCTCGACAGGCACCTGGGTGATTGCCATGGCGGTTGGCGGGCATCCGCCGGCTCTGGATGAAAGCCGGGATACGCTGATCAACGTCAACGCTTATGGCGATCCGGTGCCCTCCGCGCGGTTTATGGGCGGACGGGTCTTCGAGGTGGCGGCGCCCGGCGGCGAGGTTGCCGTCACCGAAGACGACTGCAAGGCGATGCTGAAGAACCGGATCATGATGATGCCGTCGGTGCTCGGCGATACCGGGCCGTTTCAGGGGATCATCGGCGGCTGGACGGTGGACGAGCATCATCTGACGCCCGGCATGCGTCTTCTCGGCGTTTCCTGGTATCTGGCGCTGATGACGGCGATCTGCCTTGACCTGACCGGGGCTTCTGGACCGGTAATCGTGGAAGGCCCGTTTGCCGAAAACCACGACTATCTCTCCATGCTCTCGGCCGCGACCGGCCGTCCGGTGGAGAAAAGCCCGGGCAGCGGCACCAGCGCCGGCGCGGCAGGCCTTGCCGTGGGCGGCATCAAGCTCTCCGCCTTCAAGCCCCATCCCGAATCGCTGTCGGGTCTTGCCGACCTCAACGCTTACGCGGAAATCTGGCGGGAAAGGCTGCCGGAGGTGGAATGA
- a CDS encoding helix-turn-helix transcriptional regulator, translating into MTNRPETRRQGRSQTIALAAFMLMQAVAAVFFVADATRDLFEKPPGAHSIIEALIAVTLVAGIFLAGWQLRLTLERMYAQERALDTARGDFIRIIDAQFNDWGLTPAEREVGLLALKGLDISEIARLRGAAQGTVRAQMTRIYAKAGVSGRAQFAAWFVEDLLGDGIGRPDDAA; encoded by the coding sequence ATGACGAACAGGCCGGAAACACGAAGGCAAGGGCGATCGCAGACGATCGCCCTTGCGGCGTTCATGCTGATGCAGGCCGTCGCCGCCGTGTTTTTCGTTGCCGATGCAACGCGCGACCTTTTTGAGAAGCCGCCCGGCGCCCACTCCATCATCGAGGCGCTGATCGCCGTCACGCTGGTCGCCGGCATCTTCCTTGCCGGCTGGCAGCTTCGGCTGACACTTGAACGCATGTATGCCCAGGAACGCGCACTCGATACCGCGCGCGGCGATTTCATCCGCATCATCGACGCACAGTTCAACGACTGGGGCCTGACCCCCGCCGAACGCGAAGTCGGGCTTCTGGCGCTGAAGGGGCTTGATATCTCGGAGATCGCCCGCCTGCGCGGCGCGGCCCAGGGCACCGTGCGCGCCCAGATGACGCGGATCTACGCCAAGGCCGGCGTTTCCGGCCGCGCCCAGTTTGCCGCATGGTTCGTCGAGGATCTGTTGGGCGATGGCATCGGCAGGCCGGATGACGCTGCCTGA
- a CDS encoding cytochrome b/b6 domain-containing protein: MSDKAKTGRGAEVAPPDPWDPLVRISHWTIAAAVIINGLLSKPGGTVHVWVGWIAMSVLAIRLGWGLLGPREARFSAFPPHPKAAVSHLLSVIRGKPREYPSHNPAGAMMVYALWAMLAVVIATGLIMTDARSPITIAEEQAAVEQGDWSSLANGSAGDDSGDSLARSDIVEGVHETAANLMLILALIHVAGVAVESHALRRNLVRPMIKGPPK, from the coding sequence ATGTCCGACAAGGCAAAGACAGGCCGAGGGGCGGAAGTCGCCCCTCCCGATCCGTGGGACCCGCTGGTGCGGATCAGCCACTGGACGATCGCCGCCGCCGTCATCATCAACGGGCTCTTGTCCAAACCGGGCGGCACGGTCCATGTCTGGGTCGGCTGGATCGCCATGTCGGTTCTGGCGATCCGGCTGGGCTGGGGGCTTCTCGGACCGCGCGAGGCGCGCTTTTCCGCCTTTCCGCCGCATCCGAAAGCCGCCGTCTCGCACCTGCTCTCGGTCATCAGGGGCAAGCCGCGTGAGTATCCGTCGCACAATCCCGCAGGGGCCATGATGGTCTATGCGCTCTGGGCGATGCTCGCCGTCGTCATCGCCACCGGCCTGATCATGACCGATGCCAGGAGCCCGATCACGATTGCGGAGGAACAGGCTGCCGTCGAACAGGGCGACTGGTCGAGCCTTGCCAATGGTAGCGCCGGGGACGATAGTGGCGACAGTCTTGCCCGGAGCGACATCGTCGAGGGGGTGCACGAAACCGCCGCCAACCTGATGCTCATTCTGGCGCTCATTCACGTCGCAGGCGTCGCGGTCGAAAGCCACGCGCTTCGCCGAAACCTCGTCCGCCCGATGATCAAGGGTCCGCCGAAATGA
- a CDS encoding PepSY domain-containing protein, whose product MKRIAILAALTLVSPFSAFAMPAVGDVVGTNPKDATAALEKAGCSVRAFEAEGGMIEAKCTDQSNKMWEIYIDPASGAVKKISGKD is encoded by the coding sequence ATGAAACGCATTGCCATCCTCGCAGCCCTTACGCTCGTCTCGCCGTTTTCCGCCTTCGCCATGCCGGCCGTCGGCGACGTCGTCGGCACCAATCCGAAGGACGCCACCGCCGCCCTCGAAAAGGCCGGCTGTTCCGTCAGGGCATTCGAAGCCGAAGGCGGCATGATCGAGGCCAAGTGCACCGATCAGTCCAACAAGATGTGGGAAATCTATATCGATCCGGCCTCCGGCGCGGTAAAGAAGATTTCCGGGAAGGACTAA